The following proteins are encoded in a genomic region of Nicotiana sylvestris chromosome 4, ASM39365v2, whole genome shotgun sequence:
- the LOC104215554 gene encoding ribosome biogenesis protein BRX1 homolog 2-like has translation MGKKRKHTETEALANGNKEETAIERPKRTLLGFKDGSTEEENKETSVVTFRNKEKVLVTCSRRISFRYRHLMLNLVSLLPHCKKDNKVESKDAKGATLNELVELKSCSSCLFFECRKGKDLYLWMAKCPNGPSVKFLVNAVHTMEELKLTGNHLKGSRPILTFSSNFNKEPHWKLLKEMFMQIFGTPKDHRKSKPFYDHVFVFSILDDHVWFRNYQISCPHTGTQKIDRGDLEKMTLVEVGPRFCLNPIKIFAGSFGGPTLYENPFYVAPNQIRSLEKKQKAGKYAKKVKAKTRRKMHQLSNPLEVDEFADMWKE, from the exons atgggaaagaagagaaaacacACTGAAACAGAGGCTTTGGCCAACGGAAACAAAGAAGAAACTGCAATTGAAAGGCCAAAGAGAACTCTATTAGGTTTTAAAGATGGTTCTactgaagaagaaaataaagaaacttCAGTGGTTActtttagaaataaagaaaaagtttTGGTCACTTGTTCTCGTCGTATTAGCTTCAG GTATAGACATTTAATGTTGAACTTGGTGTCACTTTTGCCCCACTGTAAGAAAGATAACAAAGTGGAGTCTAAAGATGCTAAAGGTGCAACCTTGAATGAGCTTGTTGAGTTGAAGAGCTGTTCCTCTTGTTTGTTCTTTgag tgcCGGAAGGGAAAAGATCTCTATCTATGGATGGCGAAATGTCCCAATGGTCCATCTGTGAAGTTTTTAGTCAATGCAG TGCACACAATGGAAGAATTAAAGCTTACTGGAAATCACTTGAAGGGTTCACGTCCTATTCTGACTTTCTCAAGCAATTTCAATAAAGAACCTCACTGGAAGCTTTTGAAAGAAATGTTCATGCAG ATTTTTGGAACCCCAAAGGATCACCGGAAATCTAAACCTTTCTATGATCATGTATTTGTGTTCTCAATTCTAGATGACCACGTATGGTTCCGTAATTACCAG ATATCATGTCCTCATACTGGAACACAGAAAATCGATCGCGGGGACCTAGAAAAGATGACGCTTGTTGAG GTTGGCCCAAGGTTTTGCTTGAACCCAATTAAGATATTTGCTGGTAGCTTTGGTGGCCCTACCCTTTATGAGAACCCATTTTACGTTGCCCCAAACCAG ATCCGATCACTAGAGAAGAAACAGAAGGCTGGCAAATATGCAAAGAAAGTCAAAGCGAAGACCAGGAGAAAAATGCATCAGTTGTCTAATCCGCTGGAGGTGGATGAATTTGCAGATATGTGGAAGGAGTGA